The DNA sequence TCGTGGTGAACAGCGGGTGGGCGAACGGGCCGAAGATCAGCCGGGCGATGGCCACCGCGGCCATCTTGGCCGGTGAGTCGGCCGGCGCGATGTAGACGATGTCCTCCATCCAGGCGAAACCCACCGCCACCACGCCCGCGTAGACCATGCAGTCGGTCAGCGAGTTCAGCGCCAGCCGCCGGCGTCCGGTCAGCATGACCAGCAGGAACAGGCCCTTCGCGGCCTCCTCGATGAACGGCGCCTGGATGGCCGCCATGTCGAAGGCCTTCGATACCAGCGGCCGCACCGTGGCCACCGAGGACCCGAAGGTCTCCAACCCGACGGCCAGCACCACGGCCACCGACGCGCCCCACAGGAACGCCAGCTGCAGCAGCCGGCGCGGCTCGGGCTCCCAGCGATCCAGCCACCGGTAGCACAACAGCACCACCAGCATCGAGATGCTCGCCAGCACCAGCGCTGTCAGGGTTCCGCCCGGGTTGGCCGCGGTGAACAGCAGTAAGAGGAACACGGTGAGGATGGCGAGCAGGACGATCACGATGAGCGGCGCTCCGACCCTCCGCCGGTTCCGCATCTGAGGCATAGCGAGGGAGCGTAGCCACCGGTTTGTCCAGCGTGCAACGCGTCGAGTAGCCTCAACAGGTAGTCCTCGTCTAGTCCGAGACCAGATCGTGGGCCACCGCATGCCCAGCATGCGTGACAACACCCGTCCCTACTACGCCACAATGTCCGGAGCAACCCAACACATGCCAAGTCCCACCGTCACCTCGCCGCAAGTAGCCGTCAACGACATCGGCTCGGCCGAGGACTTCCTCGCAGCCATCGACAAAACGATCAAGTACTTCAACGATGGCGACATCGTGGAAGGCACCATCGTCAAGGTTGATCGGGACGAGGTCCTGCTCGACATCGGTTACAAGACCGAAGGGGTCATCCCCTCCCGCGAACTGTCCATCAAGCACGACGTCGACCCCCACGAGGTGGTGTCCGTCGGTGATGAGGTCGAGGCTCTGGTCCTGACCAAAGAGGACAAAGAGGGTCGTCTGATCCTGTCCAAGAAGCGCGCCCAGTACGAGCGCGCCTGGGGCACGATCGAAGAGCTCAAGGAGAAGGACGAGGCCGTCAAGGGCACCGTCATCGAGGTCGTCAAGGGCGGCCTGATCCTCGACATCGGCCTGCGCGGCTTCCTGCCGGCCTCGCTGGTGGAGATGCGCCGGGTCCGCGACCTGCAGCCCTACATCGGCAAAGAGATCGAAGCCAAGATCATCGAGCTGGACAAGAACCGCAACAACGTGGTGCTGTCCCGTCGTGCTTGGCTGGAGCAGACTCAGTCCGAGGTGCGCAGCGAGTTCCTCAACCAGCTGCAGAAGGGCGCCGTCCGCAAGGGTGTCGTGTCCTCGATCGTCAACTTCGGCGCGTTCGTCGACCTGGGCGGCGTGGACGGCCTGGTGCACGTCTCCGAGCTGTCCTGGAAGCACATCGACCACCCGTCCGAGGTCGTTCAGGTGGGCGACGAGGTCACCGTCGAGGTGCTCGACGTCGACATGGACCGCGAGCGGGTTTCGCTGTCGCTCAAGGCCACTCAGGAAGACCCGTGGCGCCACTTCGCCCGCACCCACGCGATCGGTCAGATCGTCCCGGGCAAGGTCACCAAGCTGGTGCCGTTCGGTGCGTTCGTCCGTGTCGAGGAGGGCATCGAGGGTCTGGTGCACATCTCCGAGCTGGCTGAGCACCACGTCGAGGTCCCGGACCAGGTGGTCGCGGTCGGCGACGATGCCATGGTCAAGGTCATCGACATCGACCTGGACCGCCGCCGGATCTCGCTGAGCCTCAAGCAGGCCAACGAGGACTACACCGAGGAGTTCGACCCCTCGAAGTACGGCATGGCCGACAGCTACGACGAGCAGGGCAACTACATCTTCCCCGAGGGCTTCGACGCCGACACCAACGAGTGGATCGACGGTTTCGACAAGCAGCGCACCGAGTGGGAGGCCCGCTACGCCGAGGCCGAGCGCCGGCACAAGATGCACACCACGCAGATGGAGAAGTTCGCCGCCGCCGAGCACGCCGAGCCCCGCTCGGGTGCCAACGGTTCGCACCGCGACGAGGCTCCGGCCGGTGGTTCGCTGGCCAGCGACGAGCAGCTCGCCGCACTGCGGGAGAAGCTCGCCGGCAACAGCGCGTAGTAGCACCCAGCGCGTTTGAAGGGGCGCAGATGCTGCGTATCGGTCTGACCGGCGGTATCGGCGCCGGTAAGTCGACGGTGTCGGCTACCTTCAGCCGCCACGGTGGCGTCATCGTCGACGGTGACGTCATCGCCCGTGAAGTCGTGGAGCCCGGTACCGAAGGCCTCGCCAAATTGGTCGAGGCCTTCGGGCCGGGCATCCTGCTTCCGGACGGAGCTTTGGACCGTCCGGCGCTGGCGGCGATCGCGTTCAGCGACGACGACAAGCGGGCCACGCTCAACGGCATCGTGCACCCGCTGGTGGCGCACCGCCGTTCGGAGTTGATCGCGGCGGCTGGTGCGGAAGCGGTGGTCGTCGAGGACATCCCGTTGTTAGTCGAATCCCAGATGGCGCCGCTGTTCCCGCTGGTGGTCGTGGTGCACGCGGACGTCGAGACTCGCGTGGCACGGCTGACCGAATACCGCGGCATGTCCGAGGCCGACGCGCGAGCCCGGATCGCCGCACAGGCCACCGAGCCGCAGCGGCGCGACGTCGCCGACGTCTGGCTGGACAATTCCGGTGACCCGGAGGAGCTGGCGAAGCAGGCACTTGAGCTGTGGCATCAGCGGATCCTGCCGTTCGCGCACAATCTTGCCACCCGCCAAACCGTGCCGTCCCCGACGCAGTTGATGTCGGCCGACCCGACCTGGCCGGACCAGGCGCAGCGCATCCTGGCCCGGCTGCGCACCACCTGTGGTCATCGGGCGACCCGCGTCGATCACATCGGGTCCACGGCGGTGGCCGGCCTGGATGCCAAAGACGTGATCGACGTGCAGGTTACGGTCGAATCCTTGGCGATGGCCGACGAACTTGCCGAGTCTCTGTTGAGCGCCGGGTATCCCCGCAAAGAGGCGATCACCGCCGACAGCGGCAAGCCCGACGCCCGCAGCACCGTCGCCGAGTTCGATCACACCGATGACCCGGCGTTGTGGCAGAAGCGTTTTCACGCCTCCGCCGACCCGGGACGGGCCACCAACGTCCACATCCGGGTCGAGGGCTGGCCCAATCAGCAGTTCGCCCTGCTGTTTCCGGCCTGGCTGTCCGCTGATGCCGAGGCTCGGGCCGACTATCTGGCGATCAAGCGCGACGCCGAACGCGCAGCGGCCGGCGGTGACATCGATGCGTACTGCGATGTCAAGGAACCGTGGTTCGACACCGCCTACCGGCGGGCGTGGGCATGGGCCGACGACACCGGGTGGCGCCCGTAGGGCCTGATCAGGCCATGCTGCTGATCAGTGCACCGCACAGCATCGCGCCGGTGTGGGGGTCATTGGTGTTGCCCCAGGTGTTGATGAAGCGCTCGCTCTTGACCGTGGTGACGTCATCGACCTTGATCTCGCAATGCACCGTCGCGGTGGTCGGGAAACGCAGCCGGATCACCATGCCGGCCTTGCTGGGGTCGCTCATCACGGTGTTGGCCTCGAACGGGCTTCCGAACGCATCGAGGTCCGCGCTGGCGGTCTCGGTGTCGTTGCGCATGAACGTGACCACGTTGCCGCTGGACCAGGCGTCGACCTTCGCGATGTAGGTGACGTTGTGCAGCTCGGTGGTGTTGTCGTTGTCATCCGCCCCCGCCGTCGCTGGGATCAGCTGACCACACCCGAGCACGGCTGCGGTGGTGGCAGCGGCGACACCGATTCGCAGTTTGGCGTTCATATCAGCGGAGTTTAGCGCGGGCCTTCAGGCATAGCGTGCGTCACAGTCAACACGCCCAGGAGACTGGAATCACAAACTTTGCATGGCGCGCAAAGTTTGCATTGTGTGCAATGATTCCCGGGTGGATGCGCCGCAGGTCAGCTCGCTGAGGGAACGCCGGCGGCGCGAAACCGAGGCGGCCATCCATCGCGCGGCGGTCGAGTTGATCGCCGAGCAGGGCTACGACGCGGTGACCGTGCCGATGATCAGCGAGCGGGCCGGCGTCTGTGTACGCACCTTCTTCAACTACTTCCCGAACAAGGAAACATCGGTGGTGCTGCCGTTCCCGCCGTTCGACCCGGAGCTCAGCGCCGTGGTGCGCAGTGGGCCGGGCGCAGAACGTCTGATGGCCGACGTGGCCGAACTGGTGATAAACCACATCGAGGTCCACACCGCGAACTCGGTTGGCCTCGCCACGCTGCTGCGGATGATCTGCGAGATCCCGGAGCTGCTCCGGCTACACACCGCCGAATTGGCCGAGCTGGAAACGCAGCTGGTCGAGCTGATCGCCCAGCGACTGCAGTTGCCCGGCGACGATCGGCGCGTCGAAGTCGTCGCCAGCGCGGTGATGGCGACGGCGAACACCGGCATCCAGCGCTGGTCGCGTGATCCGGAGGCCGGTTCCTTGTCAGACGAGGTCCGGCGTTGTGTCTGCCTGCTGGAACCCCTGCAACATCTTTAGAGCCCTTTGGGCCTACCGCGAAAGCGAAAGGGAAAGAACATTTTTGACTTCGTGAAGCGCGCCTGGATTCCTATGGTCGTGGTCCTGGTGGCGACGTTGGCGGGTTTTGCGGGTTTTCGGATCCATGCGGTGATGGCGCCCAAACCCGCGTCGACCGCCTTCATCGACGAGTCCAGACCCGTGATCCCCAAAGATGTCATCTACGAAGTGTTCGGACCGGATGGCACGGCTGGCCAGGTGAACTACCTTGACGAGAACTCGCAGCCGCAGCGTGCCGATTTCACGACCTTGCCGTGGTCGTTCACTATCTCCACCAAGCTGACTTCCATCTTCGCCAACGTGGTCGCCCAGGGCGACAGCAGCTCGATCGGCTGCCGCATCACCGTCAACGGCGAGGTGCGCGACGAGCAGACGGTCGACACCCATAACGCCCAGGTCTTCTGTCTGGTGAAGTCGGCATGAGCGAGGTGAGCACGCCCACCGAGCCTTCCCCGACCACCGTCACCCATTCCCGTGTCGCGCGGTTCATTCACCGGGTGCCACTCCTCGTCGTGGTGGCGTGGCTCGCGCTGACCGTCGTCGTCAACGTCGTTGTGCCGCAGCTCGAAGAGGTCGGCAAGGCACATTCAGTGTCATTGGCAGCCAAGGACGCCCAGTCCTACCAGGCGATCAAGAAGCAAGGCGCCAACTTCGAGCAGTTCGACTCCGACAGCATGGTGATGGTCCTGCTGGAAGGCGACGAGCCGCTCGGCGACCAGGCGCGCACCTACTACCACGGCTTGGTGGAGAAGCTGCGGGCCGACACCGAACATGTGGAGTACGTGCAGGACTTCTGGGGTGACCGGATCACCGCCGGTGGCGCCCAGAGCATGGACGATCACGCCGCCTACGTGCAGCTGAACCTGGTCGGCGACCAGGGCACCACCACCGGCAAGGAATCGGTGCAGTCGGTGCGCGACATCGTCGACGGCAGCGCGCCGCCGCCCGGGTTGCATGTCTATGTGACCGGTCAGGCCGCGCTGACGATGGACATGAACGACGCCGGCGACGAGAGCATGCTCAAGATGACGGCGATCACCTTCGTGGTGATCACGGTCATGCTGCTGCTGATCTACCGCTCGATGGCGACCGTGCTACTGATCTTGTTCACCGTCTTCGTCGAACTGGGTGCCGCGCGCGGGATCGTGGCCGTTCTGGGCCACTTCGAGATCATGGGGCTGTCCACCTTCGCGGTGAGCCTGCTGACCTCGTTGGCGATCGCGGCCGGTACCGACTACGCGATCTTCTTCATCGGCCGTTATCAGGAGGCCAGGGCTGCGGGTCAAGACCGCATCACCGCGTACTTCACCACCTACCACAGTGTTTCGCATGTGGTGCTGGGCTCGGGTCTGACGATTGCCGGCGCCACGTTCTGCCTGAAGTTCACCCGGCTGCCGTACTTCGCATCCATGGGTGTGCCGTGTGCGGTCGGCATGCTGGTCGTGGTCGCCGCGGCAATGACGATCACGCCCGCGGTTCTGCTGCTGGGCACTCGATTTGGCTTGCTGGAGTCCAAGCGGAAACTCTCGGCACGGGGTTGGCGCCGGATCGGGACCGCGATCGTGCGGTGGCCCGGGCCGATCTTCGTGGTGACCATGATCGTCGCCCTGATCGGGATCGGTGTGCTGCCGTCGTACTCCGTGAACTACAACGACCAGTACTACATCCCCAAAAGCCTGCCGTCGATTCAGGGCTATGAGGCGTCGTATCGACACTTCTCCAAGGCCCGGATGAACCCCGACATCGTGCTCGTCGAGACCGACCAGGACCTGCGGACGCCGGGCAACATGCTGGTGCTGGACCGGATCGCGAAGAACATTTTCCGACTGGACGGAATCGACAAGGTACAGAGCATCACTCGGCCACTGGGGGCGCCGATCGACCACAGCTCGGTGCCATTCCAGCTGAGCATGCAGTCGGTGCCCATCACGGAGAACCTCGACTATCTCAAGGGCCGGATGGCCGACATGCTGCACATGACCGATCAGCTCGGTTCGATGATCGAGATCATGGAGCGCATGCACGCCCTGATGTCGGAGCAGGCCGGGGTCACCCACGACATGGTGGGCCACACCACCGAGATGAAGCAGGTTACCGATGAAATGCGGGACCACATGGCTGATTTCGACGACTTCTGGCGTCCGATGCGCAACTACTTCTACTGGGAGCCGCACTGTTCGGGCGTCCCGATGTGCTGGTCGTTGCGGTCGATCTTCGACGGGCTCGACGGGGTCGACAATCTCAGCGACAAGATGACGGCGATGCTGCGCGATCTGGAGCACATGGACACCCTGATGCCGCAGATGGTGGCGCAGCTGCCGCCGATGATCGCCATTTCCAAGGACATCCGCGAAACGATGCTGACGATGTACAGCACGTTCAACGGGATGATCAACCAGATGGCGCGGATGACCGATACCGCGACCGTCATGGGGCAGGCCTTCGACGCCGCGAAGAACGACGACTTCTTCTATCTGCCGCCGGAGGCCTTCGACAACGCCGACTTCCAGAAGGGCCTCAAGTTGATGGTCTCGCCGGACGGGAAGTCCGCGCAGATCATCGTCACCCACGAGGGCGACCCGGCCGGCAACGCGGCGCTGTCCAAGACCGAGGAGGAGCTGACCGCGGCCAAGGCGGCGATCAAGGGCACTCCGCTGCAGGGCGCCCGGGTCTACATCGGCGGCACGGCGCCGACCTATCACGACATCGGCGAGTTCCTGCGATACGACATGATGCTCGCGGTGATGGCGTCGCTGTGCCTGATCATGATCATCATGCTGGTGCTGACCCGCAGCCTCGTCGCGGCCGCGGTGATCGTCGGAACGATCGCAGTCTCGCTGGGCTCGTCGTTCGGGTTGTCGGTGCTGATCTGGCAGCACATCCTCGGCTTACAACTGCACTGGTTCGTGCTGCCGTTCACCGTGATCATCCTGTTGGCGGTGGGATCGGACTACAACCTGCTACTGGTGTCGCGATTCAAGGAGGAACTCGGCGCCGGGATGAACACCGCGATCATCCGCGGCGTCGGGGGTTCGGGCAGCGTGGCCACCCAGGCGGGCCTGGTGTTCGCGTTCACCATGGGCGCGATGATCAGCAGTGACCTGGTCTCGATCGGTCAGTCCGGAACCGCGATCTGCCTGGGTCTGCTGTTCGACACCTTCATCATCCGAGCGTTCATGACGCCGTCGATCGCGGCGCTGCTGGGCCGCTGGTTCTGGTGGCCGATCAAGGTGCTGCCCACCTCGTCGCTCACCCGCAACCGGCCGGCCGTGACCGACCGCGGGGCCGAAGCTGCGGTCGATGACCCGGCGACTACCGAGATCCCGGTGGCGACCCCCTAAGCCCATCGCTGACCGGCCAGGTCACCGGCATGCCCTGACCGGCCAGCCATCGGTCCAGGTCGTAGCCGTTGCGGGCCAGGCCGTCGACGACCGCCACCGCGCGCAGCACCGCGTGTTCGGCGTCGTGTTGGCTCAGCAGGCCCTCGGCGACGGCGGCCATCAGCTCGTCGGTGTCGGCGAGCTCGACGCCGGATGCGGTGCGGACCACCAGATCCAGGTAGTGGTCCCGGGAGTGCCAGCGTTCCGGTGCCGCGGTGTACTCGCCGACGTCGAGATAAAAGTCCTGGTCGCGTTCATGACCGGGGCTGAAATGGAAGACGGTCGCACGCAGCCCGAGCGACGGCAGCAGCCAGGACTCCAGGTAGTGGAACTGGGCCCGGCCCGGGGTGGGGCGGGCCATATAGAGGCCCCACGGGTGCACCGTGTAGACGTCGACGGCGCGCACCACCCCTTTGGGGTCAGTGTTGGTGTAGCCGCGCAGGTCGAAGGTCTCTTCCTTGGGTGGATGCACCGCTGGCCGCCTCTCGCTGTCGGAGGCCCAGCCTATTGCCCGGCTCCTCCTCATCGCGCTGGCGCGCTCTGCATGTCGCCGGGCGGGCCTACTCTGGCTTCCGTGGCCTTCGCAACCGAACACCCTATCGTCGCGCATTCGGAGTACCGGCCCGCCGCAGACGCCGTGGAAGGCATCGTCCGCGCCGGCGGCCGGTTCGACGTCGTCAGCGAGTTCCGGCCGGCCGGTGACCAGCCGGCCGCCATTGCCGACCTGGAACGCCGCATCACCTCGGGGGAGAAGGACGTGGTGCTGCTGGGCGCCACCGGCACCGGCAAATCGGCCACCGCGGCCTGGCTGATCGAGCGGCTGCAGCGTCCCACCCTGGTGATGGCGCCCAACAAGACACTGGCCGCGCAGCTGGCCAACGAGCTGCGAGAGATGTTGCCGCACAACGCCGTCGAGTACTTCGTCTCGTACTACGACTACTACCAGCCGGAAGCCTATATCGCGCAGACCGACACCTACATCGAGAAGGACAGCTCGATCAACGACGACGTCGAGCGGCTGCGCCA is a window from the Mycobacterium sp. SVM_VP21 genome containing:
- a CDS encoding PrsW family intramembrane metalloprotease; the protein is MPQMRNRRRVGAPLIVIVLLAILTVFLLLLFTAANPGGTLTALVLASISMLVVLLCYRWLDRWEPEPRRLLQLAFLWGASVAVVLAVGLETFGSSVATVRPLVSKAFDMAAIQAPFIEEAAKGLFLLVMLTGRRRLALNSLTDCMVYAGVVAVGFAWMEDIVYIAPADSPAKMAAVAIARLIFGPFAHPLFTTMTGIGVFFALRRHGFWSKAIVILLGYLAAVAMHASWNASLAMGGGQLFLVTYVFWLVPVFLLMVLLGMLSRRHEQQLVASKLPGMVASGLISANEATWLGSIRSRKLAIREATRIGGRPAGKAVKKFAVQVVRLAFIRDRIDRGFGDPEVFAVQQEDAYGVVAARTAAPVLYTMAGYHSPLPVRR
- the rpsA gene encoding 30S ribosomal protein S1, which gives rise to MPSPTVTSPQVAVNDIGSAEDFLAAIDKTIKYFNDGDIVEGTIVKVDRDEVLLDIGYKTEGVIPSRELSIKHDVDPHEVVSVGDEVEALVLTKEDKEGRLILSKKRAQYERAWGTIEELKEKDEAVKGTVIEVVKGGLILDIGLRGFLPASLVEMRRVRDLQPYIGKEIEAKIIELDKNRNNVVLSRRAWLEQTQSEVRSEFLNQLQKGAVRKGVVSSIVNFGAFVDLGGVDGLVHVSELSWKHIDHPSEVVQVGDEVTVEVLDVDMDRERVSLSLKATQEDPWRHFARTHAIGQIVPGKVTKLVPFGAFVRVEEGIEGLVHISELAEHHVEVPDQVVAVGDDAMVKVIDIDLDRRRISLSLKQANEDYTEEFDPSKYGMADSYDEQGNYIFPEGFDADTNEWIDGFDKQRTEWEARYAEAERRHKMHTTQMEKFAAAEHAEPRSGANGSHRDEAPAGGSLASDEQLAALREKLAGNSA
- the coaE gene encoding dephospho-CoA kinase, with translation MLRIGLTGGIGAGKSTVSATFSRHGGVIVDGDVIAREVVEPGTEGLAKLVEAFGPGILLPDGALDRPALAAIAFSDDDKRATLNGIVHPLVAHRRSELIAAAGAEAVVVEDIPLLVESQMAPLFPLVVVVHADVETRVARLTEYRGMSEADARARIAAQATEPQRRDVADVWLDNSGDPEELAKQALELWHQRILPFAHNLATRQTVPSPTQLMSADPTWPDQAQRILARLRTTCGHRATRVDHIGSTAVAGLDAKDVIDVQVTVESLAMADELAESLLSAGYPRKEAITADSGKPDARSTVAEFDHTDDPALWQKRFHASADPGRATNVHIRVEGWPNQQFALLFPAWLSADAEARADYLAIKRDAERAAAGGDIDAYCDVKEPWFDTAYRRAWAWADDTGWRP
- a CDS encoding TetR/AcrR family transcriptional regulator; this translates as MCNDSRVDAPQVSSLRERRRRETEAAIHRAAVELIAEQGYDAVTVPMISERAGVCVRTFFNYFPNKETSVVLPFPPFDPELSAVVRSGPGAERLMADVAELVINHIEVHTANSVGLATLLRMICEIPELLRLHTAELAELETQLVELIAQRLQLPGDDRRVEVVASAVMATANTGIQRWSRDPEAGSLSDEVRRCVCLLEPLQHL
- a CDS encoding MmpS family protein, whose amino-acid sequence is MVVVLVATLAGFAGFRIHAVMAPKPASTAFIDESRPVIPKDVIYEVFGPDGTAGQVNYLDENSQPQRADFTTLPWSFTISTKLTSIFANVVAQGDSSSIGCRITVNGEVRDEQTVDTHNAQVFCLVKSA
- a CDS encoding MMPL family transporter codes for the protein MSEVSTPTEPSPTTVTHSRVARFIHRVPLLVVVAWLALTVVVNVVVPQLEEVGKAHSVSLAAKDAQSYQAIKKQGANFEQFDSDSMVMVLLEGDEPLGDQARTYYHGLVEKLRADTEHVEYVQDFWGDRITAGGAQSMDDHAAYVQLNLVGDQGTTTGKESVQSVRDIVDGSAPPPGLHVYVTGQAALTMDMNDAGDESMLKMTAITFVVITVMLLLIYRSMATVLLILFTVFVELGAARGIVAVLGHFEIMGLSTFAVSLLTSLAIAAGTDYAIFFIGRYQEARAAGQDRITAYFTTYHSVSHVVLGSGLTIAGATFCLKFTRLPYFASMGVPCAVGMLVVVAAAMTITPAVLLLGTRFGLLESKRKLSARGWRRIGTAIVRWPGPIFVVTMIVALIGIGVLPSYSVNYNDQYYIPKSLPSIQGYEASYRHFSKARMNPDIVLVETDQDLRTPGNMLVLDRIAKNIFRLDGIDKVQSITRPLGAPIDHSSVPFQLSMQSVPITENLDYLKGRMADMLHMTDQLGSMIEIMERMHALMSEQAGVTHDMVGHTTEMKQVTDEMRDHMADFDDFWRPMRNYFYWEPHCSGVPMCWSLRSIFDGLDGVDNLSDKMTAMLRDLEHMDTLMPQMVAQLPPMIAISKDIRETMLTMYSTFNGMINQMARMTDTATVMGQAFDAAKNDDFFYLPPEAFDNADFQKGLKLMVSPDGKSAQIIVTHEGDPAGNAALSKTEEELTAAKAAIKGTPLQGARVYIGGTAPTYHDIGEFLRYDMMLAVMASLCLIMIIMLVLTRSLVAAAVIVGTIAVSLGSSFGLSVLIWQHILGLQLHWFVLPFTVIILLAVGSDYNLLLVSRFKEELGAGMNTAIIRGVGGSGSVATQAGLVFAFTMGAMISSDLVSIGQSGTAICLGLLFDTFIIRAFMTPSIAALLGRWFWWPIKVLPTSSLTRNRPAVTDRGAEAAVDDPATTEIPVATP
- a CDS encoding DUF402 domain-containing protein, producing the protein MHPPKEETFDLRGYTNTDPKGVVRAVDVYTVHPWGLYMARPTPGRAQFHYLESWLLPSLGLRATVFHFSPGHERDQDFYLDVGEYTAAPERWHSRDHYLDLVVRTASGVELADTDELMAAVAEGLLSQHDAEHAVLRAVAVVDGLARNGYDLDRWLAGQGMPVTWPVSDGLRGSPPGSR